From a region of the Coffea arabica cultivar ET-39 chromosome 3e, Coffea Arabica ET-39 HiFi, whole genome shotgun sequence genome:
- the LOC113735389 gene encoding uncharacterized protein produces MASFHTHAIFISAIVLILQPWCAARNIFSPIFDALCDKMECGKGTCKRSQNSTLGFVCECDDGWKQASLPLFHVDDLKFLPCVVPNSCHWIDCGGGTCNRTSFFKYSCECEEGYYNLHNHTGLPCYNDCALGNNCSKLGNELPDSSQQSSAATCRDKGDAKWLIISTLFSVLGIVGVVI; encoded by the exons ATGGCTTCTTTTCATACGCATGCAATCTTCATTAGTGCAATCGTTCTTATTCTACAGCCTTGGTGTGCTGCAAGAAACATATTTTCACCAATCTTTG ATGCTCTATGCGATAAGATGGAATGTGGAAAGGGTACTTGCAAACGTTCACAAAACAGCACTCTTGGTTTTGTATGTGAATGTGATGATGGTTGGAAGCAAGCAAGTCTACCTCTATTTCATGTTGATGATCTCAAGTTTCTGCCTTGTGTGGTTCCCAACT CGTGCCATTGGATTGATTGTGGAGGCGGGACATGCAATAGGACCTCTTTCTTCAAGTATAGCTGTGAATGTGAAGAGGGTTACTACAATCTACACAACCACACTGGACTTCCCTGCTATAATGACT GTGCACTAGGAAATAACTGTTCGAAGCTTGGAAATGAGTTACCAGATTCCTCCCAGCAGAGTTCAGCTGCCACATGTAGAGACAAAG GAGATGCTAAGTGGTTGATTATCAGTACGCTATTTTCTGTTCTTGGAATAGTTGGGGTAGTCATATGA
- the LOC140003866 gene encoding COP1-interacting protein 7-like produces the protein MKSTTRLDSAVFHLTPTRTRCDLFIIANGKKEKIASGLLNPFLAHLKTARDQIEKGGYSIVLEPEPQTDASWFTKGTVERFVRFVSTPEILERVHTVESEILQIEEAITLQGSNDAGQKMVEDHEVKPLKANEGSKSSPDLNDEKAIVLYKPEATQAQTSGEYTQDGNSKVQLLKVLETRKQVLRKEQGMAFARAVAAGFDVDDMAPLASFAECFGASRLKDASSKFINLWKKKHETGQWVEIEATEALSGRSDFSAMNASGIVLSSMGNKQNDFNNESASENNEKSGVDINSGEKPPMNHQPSFSQQDYFQGQFPHPMYPPWPMHSANGSMPMFPPYPVQGMPYYQAFPGGIPFYQPPYPPMEDTRFSASPKNRQKRQSMDDRDDNYESEISDMDTKSRLQESGDLDKEGSQHLQSRKKDGRSGKKQSGVVVIRNINYITSEAKNSTGDGSESEADSESGIDDEDYQADNIGAYCTKTSRSSKRKGDHSKSKAEPIDNKEESIFEKDTDGGHWAAFQNFLLKGADEENHTSNEGMFAKENAGKARRRQNTVIDDPSGLVGRDSNEILDRRMTSVHEGNGYRTRIGRGSNDEGLLSRGGYNDARGLDDPMDMQYAETKGRRFISRTSNDDFMVGRREKLSERHNSSDPLAVNEFEHVNSKLHGESSCGIRDESFIVPFRSMALNQAVPEGRTAIDMDSELPSSYQNSENLSSGIRKTVSYEPDDMSLIPERGTEKRSVGYDPALDYEMQVSKEGTATLNKGAKAALNNVKATTKKSEKTRSSKGTSGTLDKERTGGPIRKGKPSKTSPLEDARARAERIRAFKADIQKMKKEKEEADLKRLEALKLDRQKRIAARCGSTSAGSTAPSLETRKLPTKLSPISHRGSKFSDSEPGSSSPLQRSKVRTSLVSNESRKASKSSKLSEGGLFPGNRLTRSASSLSDPKKDSSGVTPESKTSMARIRRLSEPKTVGNHSLTSTKVQSAERVSKLKLSDEPDSTKMSAIMNLDKRKAATLPELKLKTTKGPSNVVNKKLLLPKETRNIDEAKPSATSGSSEFFVSNVTLSQHTEADDYPIVEKNVVLENDKPSLPVLNASGAKIEISQFESPGMLDQSERVSNYAAIRAPPSLSNMVDEALIPGPLQRQSNSNEVNTSRVEESSKSLEVSAAEKPYHAPFARISSLEDPCTRNSDYGKAFPTSSGTTTAAKAYVVNEKSLQIETIPEALAKVQVKESPKGLRKLLKFGKKSHSTAAGDQSLELDNATSNGFKPHNNASCTGSGEVHTLKNLISEDETPTSGNASQKSSRHFSLLSSFRSKTGEKKLTT, from the exons ATGAAGTCGACTACTAGGCTTGACTCGGCTGTATTTCACCTCACTCCTACTCGAACTAG GTGTGATTTGTTTATTATTGCGAATggaaagaaggagaaaattGCTTCAGGTTTATTAAATCCGTTTCTTGCCCACTTGAAGACTGCACGAGATCAGATTGAGAAGGGTGGTTATTCTATTGTGCTTGAACCAGAGCCGCAAACTGATGCATCATGGTTTACCAAAGGAACAGTGGAAAG GTTTGTTCGTTTTGTGAGCACTCCTGAGATCTTGGAAAGGGTGCATACTGTAGAGTCTGAGATCTTACAGATTGAGGAAGCAATCACCCTCCAAGGAAGCAATGATGCAGGGCAGAAAATG gttGAAGACCACGAAGTGAAGCCTTTAAAAGCTAATGAAG GTTCCAAAAGCAGTCCAGACCTAAATGATGAGAAAGCAATTGTCTTATACAAG CCTGAGGCAACTCAAGCTCAAACAAGCGGTGAATACACGCAGGATGGAAATTCAAA AGTCCAGCTTCTGAAAGTCCTAGAGACACGCAAACAAGTGCTGCGCAAAGAACAGGGTATGGCTTTTGCTCGTGCGGTGGCTGCTGGTTTTGATGTTGATGACATGGCACCACTTGCATCATTTGCTGAATGCTTTGGTGCTTCACGATTAAA GGATGCAtcctcaaaattcattaatCTGTGGAAGAAAAAGCATGAGACTGGGCAGTGGGTAGAAATTGAAGCAACAGAAGCATTGTCTGGCCGATCGGACTTTTCTGCCATGAATGCCTCTGGTATTGTGCTTTCCAGTATGGGTAACAAACAGAATGACTTCAATAATGAGTCAGCTTCCGAAAATAATGAGAAATCGGGTGTAGATATCAATTCGG GTGAAAAACCTCCAATGAATCACCAGCCTTCATTCAGTCAACAAGATTATTTTCAAGGCCAATTTCCGCATCCAATGTATCCACCTTGGCCTATGCATTCTGCAAATGGTTCCATGCCAATGTTTCCGCCATATCCTGTGCAGGGGATGCCCTATTATCAGGCTTTTCCGGGTGGTATTCCCTTTTACCAGCCACCTTATCCACCTATGGAGGATACTCGATTCAGTGCTAGTCCTAAGAATAGACAGAAAAGGCAGTCTATGGATGATAGAGATGACAATTATGAATCCGAAATTTCAGACATGGACACCAAATCAAGGTTGCAGGAGAGTGGAGACTTGGATAAGGAAGGTTCACAGCATCTTCAATCACGGAAGAAAGATGGACGATCTGGTAAAAAGCAGTCAGGTGTTGTTGTCATCCGAAACATTAATTACATAACCTCTGAAGCAAAGAACTCTACTGGCGATGGTTCAGAATCAGAAGCTGATTCTGAAAGTGGTATAGATGATGAAGATTATCAGGCTGACAATATTGGTGCATATTGTACCAAAACTTCAAGGTcatcaaaaagaaaaggggatcATTCCAAGTCAAAAGCTGAACCAATTGACAATAAAGAAGAGAGTATATTTGAAAAGGATACTGATGGTGGGCACTGGGcagcatttcaaaattttctgttGAAAGGTGCTGATGAAGAAAATCATACTTCCAATGAAGGCATGTTTGCAAAGGAAAATGCTGGCAAGGCGCGAAGACGACAAAATACTGTTATTGATGATCCTTCGGGTCTTGTTGGGAGAGATTCAAATGAAATACTAGATAGGAGAATGACTTCAGTCCATGAAGGTAATGGATATAGAACTCGCATTGGCAGAGGATCAAATGATGAAGGTTTGCTTTCCAGAGGAGGATATAACGATGCAAGGGGACTCGATGATCCAATGGATATGCAATATGCAGAGACAAAAGGAAGAAGGTTCATCTCTAGGACTTCAAATGATGATTTTATGGTTGGCAGAAGAGAAAAGCTTTCAGAACGACACAATTCTTCAGATCCATTAGCAGTTAATGAATTTGAACATGTGAACAGTAAGTTGCATGGAGAGTCATCCTGTGGTATCAGAGATGAGTCTTTCATAGTACCATTCAGGTCAATGGCATTAAATCAAGCTGTACCAGAGGGTAGAACTGCTATTGATATGGATTCTGAGCTTCCATCTTCTTATCAAAATTCTGAGAACCTTTCTAGTGGTATTAGGAAAACAGTCAGCTATGAGCCAGATGACATGAGCCTGATACCAGAACGTGGCACAGAGAAAAGGTCTGTTGGATATGATCCTGCTTTGGACTATGAAATGCAGGTCTCCAAGGAAGGTACTGCTACACTGAATAAAGGTGCAAAGGCAGCTTTGAATAACGTCAAGGCAACTACTAAAAAATCAGAGAAAACCCGGAGCTCTAAAGGTACTTCAGGAACTTTAGATAAGGAAAGGACTGGAGGACctataagaaaaggaaaaccatCAAAGACAAGTCCTTTAGAGGATGCACGGGCACGTGCTGAGAGGATACGTGCCTTCAAGGCTGATATccagaaaatgaagaaagagaag GAGGAGGCAGACTTAAAGCGGCTTGAAGCTCTAAAGTTGGATAGGCAGAAAAGGATTGCTGCAAGATGCGGCTCTACCTCTGCTGGTTCAACAGCACCATCACTGGAAACAAGAAAACTGCCAACCAAACTTTCTCCTATCTCTCATAGAGGATCCAAGTTCAGTGATTCAGAGCCTGGGTCATCGTCACCTTTGCAGAGATCAAAAGTCAGAACGTCTCTTGTATCCAATGAGTCTCGTAAAGCCTCCAAATCCAGTAAACTAAGTGAAGGTGGTCTCTTTCCTGGAAATAGATTGACAAGATCAGCCTCATCATTGTCTGACCCAAAGAAAGATAGCAGTGGGGTTACTCCTGAATCAAAGACTTCCATGGCCCGGATTAGAAGATTATCGGAGCCAAAAACTGTTGGCAACCATTCTTTAACTTCAACAAAGGTACAAAGTGCTGAGAGagtatcaaagctgaaattatCTGATGAGCCTGACAGCACAAAAATGTCTGCTATTATGAACCTTGACAAAAGAAAGGCTGCAACTCTTCCTGAACTTAAGCTGAAAACAACCAAGGGGCCGTCCAATGTTGTCAACAAGAAGTTGCTACTTCCTAAGGAAACAAGGAACATAGATGAGGCCAAGCCTTCAGCAACTTCTGGAAGTTCTGAGTTTTTTGTGAGCAATGTCACATTATCTCAGCATACGGAAGCAGATGATTACCCAATTGTCGAGAAAAATGTTGTTCTTGAAAATGACAAGCCTTCTCTTCCTGTTCTAAATGCTTCTGGAGCAAAAATTGAGATTTCTCAGTTTGAAAGTCCTGGCATGCTGGATCAATCTGAAAGAGTATCCAATTATGCTGCAATTCGTGCACCACCATCCCTCAGCAACATGGTTGATGAAGCTCTCATACCTGGTCCATTGCAAAGGCAATCCAATTCTAATGAG GTGAACACCAGTCGTGTGGAGGAATCATCCAAAAGTTTGGAAGTTAGTGCTGCTGAAAAACCTTACCATGCCCCTTTTGCTCGAATCTCCTCTTTGGAAGACCCTTGTACTCGAAATTCTGATTATGGTAAAGCATTCCCGACAAGCTCAGGAACAACTACAGCTGCTAAAGCTTATGTGGTTAATGAAAAATCACTACAAATTGAGACCATTCCAGAAGCTTTAGCAAAAGTTCAAGTAAAAGAGTCACCAAAAGGGCTTAGAAAGCTTTTGAAGTTTGGAAAGAAGAGCCATAGTACAGCTGCAGGCGATCAAAGCCTCGAATTAGATAATGCGACTAGCAATGGTTTTAAGCCACATAATAATGCTTCATGCACAGGGTCTGGTGAAG TTCATACGTTAAAGAATCTAATTTCGGAAGACGAAACTCCTACATCGGGCAATGCTTCCCAGAAAT CTTCTCGCCATTTCTCTTTGTTGTCGTCATTTCGTAGCAAGACAGGTGAAAAGAAGTTGACAACATGA